GCCGCCATGCGGTAAATATGATCCATGCCGTGCTGGATGGTGCACCGCCGCCCGAAAAGATCATTGATCTGGGGTTTGAATTGCAGCAACGCCAAAGCACGGACCGCAACCGTCAGCCTGCCTGATATTCGCAAGGGTTTTGCCGCAGGGCCAGCAATGCGAAGCCGTGTGCACTGCGTACAGAATTAATCAGTGTTTTCGCTGCCCATCAGGGGAAAACGTGCGCTTAGATCAGCCAGAACTTCGCGCGGGCCGGTAATTTCGATCAGGCTGCCAATGGTATCAAACTGGCGGTCCAGCACGGTGATATCTGCGCGCGAGCAGGCCTGTTCCATGCCCCCGGCATCGGCAAAGCTGGCAAATAACCGGGTTGTCCCCTGCGGGATATAGGGTTTGATATCGGCAATATCGCAAACAGCCTGTGTCGCGCCGCTATAGGCACGTACCAGCCCGCCGGTGCCCAGTTTCGTGCCGCCAAAATAACGGGTGACGATAACGGCAATATTGATCAGGTCGCGCCCCTGCAACACCTTCAGGCAGGGCATGCCTGATGTACCTGATGGTTCACCATCATCCTTGCCATGTTC
The window above is part of the Thalassospira marina genome. Proteins encoded here:
- a CDS encoding IMPACT family protein, yielding MQTIEQPAFCETEEKKSRFLATLVPYAQFADRLAELRKEHPKANHHVTAYRYLNDEDQLIEHGKDDGEPSGTSGMPCLKVLQGRDLINIAVIVTRYFGGTKLGTGGLVRAYSGATQAVCDIADIKPYIPQGTTRLFASFADAGGMEQACSRADITVLDRQFDTIGSLIEITGPREVLADLSARFPLMGSENTD